The nucleotide window ACGCCTGGCCGGTTAAAGTAGTGCCGATTGCCGTCAATGTTGTGCAATATCCACCACCCACAGGCAACCGTTGCTGGATGCTGGGTGAAGCGATTGCCCGCGCAGTGGAAAGTTTCCCTGAAGACCTCAATGTACAGATCTGGGGAACCGGTGGTATGAGCCATCAACTACAGGGCCCACGGGCAGGACTCATTAACAAAGAGTTCGATAACGCCTACCTGGATGATCTGACTGCTAACCCACAACGCTTAAGAGAGATGCCCCACATCGAATATCTGCGTGAAGCAGGCTCTGAAGGCATTGAACTGGTGATGTGGCTGATTATGCGCGGCGCATTAGGTGACCATGTTAAACCGCTACACCGTCACTATCATGTACCGGGTTCCAACACCGCAGTGGGCCATCTGGTATTAAAGCCAGAATAACCGGTCTCACGGTTAACACGTCACTTTCGTGTTGTTCTCAGGCCATAGTCGTTATGGCCTGAGCACTTTACCGTGGCATTTGTGACTTTCAACGATGCCGAAGGTCACTTAGCTTGAGATAGATAACAGGCATTCTCACAGAGGATGTAATGAGCTAGAAGATCTAGTTTTCAAAACAAACAGATATTATTGACAGAACACCACAGTCACTTGTTATATCCATTCGTTTAAATCTGATCTTTTCATCCTTTCTCTCAGTTCTGGAGCTAATTTACATGTGATTTCGCCGATAGTATCAATTTGCCAATCCTCACAGTAAGGCGATATCCAAAGCTCGTTGACCAAGGATTCCAGGTTTAATTCTAAAGGAATCACCTTCGGCAAGGTTTCCGGATCAATTGTCACGGGAGGGTTTTCTGAGGAAAATTCCCCCTCTGGGAGTTTAATGAGGTCTTCACTTACGCAAAAGCGAATTTCGTCTTCTGAAGAATAAGCACGAGCCTTAGCATTTAGCAAAGTAGTATTAATCTGCAATTCTTCAGGGTCTTCAAAATCATCTCGATAAACTACTTCCCTATAATCATATCCGTAGACATCCCAGTTCACGCTTTCCAAAAACTGCCTAACCGTTGTTTTGACAGCAACTCCCAGGTGCGATCCGCCTAAATAAGAAAACCATAGGGAACGACACTCGTGCTCTTTGCCAGCCCAACAACTGATATAGTGAGATTTTTTCATCCGGTCGATGTGCAAATTCGTTCCGTTTAAAATGCGCTCCTTTCCAACAAGACTTCCATTTTTCTCGAGGCGATTGAGCATTAACGATATTTCAAGCTGATCGGCAGCGATACTCACTTGAGTAAATTTTATTGACTTAGTGAGTAGAAAGTCCAAGTACTTTTCTAAACTCATGTAGCGCCAAATTACCTTATCTTTTTCCGGTCTTTTAGGTGCTTTAATCATGAGGCTTCCTAGGCAAGGATGTAACGCCAACAGCAACGAGCAAGCGTTAGCGAGTCCGATTGCCTGTTTTGTTATGTTTATTTACCAAACCGCTGCTCACAGCTAGGACACTTATATCTCCCAAAGCTACGGAAGGTGCCTGTAACCTCTGTAAGAAGAGATACCAAATTTTTAGTTGTGAAACAATTTGAGCAAAACGGTCCGTCTGGCTTTCCATCTTGAGGCTCAGATAAATAATAGTAACCATCTCGAAAAACTACTTCATCTTGCTTGGAAAGTGCCGACTTGAGCTCTTTGATGGTTTGCTTCAACTCAAGGTTTTCATCTTGAGCTTCTACAAGCTGAATTTTCACTTCTGCCATAGCCTCAAGAAGCTCAGCTATTTTAAGCTTAACCTCAGCATCTTTTATCGCTGATGTTGCTCCTTTAAGTTCTTTCGCAATATCTATTGCAACTTTTATTGAACTTATTCCTGCTGAAATTGCGCCAATATCAGGCATATCTAATTACTCCTTGAAAACATAAAACGCCGAAGCTAAGCAGCAGGCCCGCCGGAGGCGGGGCTGTCCGCTTGAACGTCTTGTTGGGTGACAATGCCGCGAGAGCTAAGGAATGCACGCAGCTCATAAAACTGGCGAAAGCAAAGCTCAGTGACATCGGTAAGCTTGCCCTCATGCTCGATATAGTGGTTGGCGCCCATATGCAATACGACACCCTTTGAAGCAGCTCGCTCTTCTTGGATTAAACGTGGCGTTTTGCGGAAGTCGAAGTTAACCGCGTTACCCGGTGGCGGAATGTAGTCAGAATGATCAATGCCGACATGCTTCTCGTGAATGGTGATGTTGCGAACTCCCTGGCCACCTAGTAGCGCCGAGTGGGTGGCCTTGTATGCCTTGACTGCCTCAACTCCCGCAACTGGCTTTGCCTGCTCAAGAGCTGAATAAAGAGAGTTGAGGACAGCACCGAGCAAGTAGGAGACTTCCATCGCTGGCGTTGCACCGCTAGTAAGCGGGCGCTTTCTATTTTCTAGAGCATCCAACAGCTCCAGAAAAAAGCTGGCTTCAGCGAGTTTGTCAGCACTGCTCATCTTGTCACCCAACAATTTAATAGTCTGCCCTTGTAAGGCTGGAAAGCTTGCAAGCTCTGCTACCTTGTAAGGTACATTTATATCTAGGGACGGGTAAAAGATGTATCGCAGAAGCCGTAAGTATCAGGAATATGTGACTCAATATGCAAAGGTAAGGACTGCCAGAAAGGAAAAAAGGATAATGGTATTCATCCTGAATATCCGCCTGAACTGTCTTAAGTGCCTGACCAAGCTACACAGACCCATCAAAATCACAGACTACGATACGGGTACTCCAGTTACCCACCGGATTTAACTATAACCACTCACCACGTAGATTACTACAAACGCTTTTTCGAGCAAGGAAACGAAGTTTCCGTCGAGCAACGAGCAAGATGCGAAGCATCGTTCGAGCCACGTTATTTTCTGCATAAAAAAAGGCAGCCAACTGGCTGCCTTTTAAGTGCAATTCAAATCACCCCTGATCGCCCCCACCCACAGGCAGGATAGTTCCGGTGATATAAGAGGCCTCATCGGAGGCAAGAAACAGGATCGCGCTAGCCTGTTCACTGGGCTGACTGTAACGTCCCATCACCGTAGAATCGATGGTCTGATCTACGATCTGTTGATACCACATCTTTTCATCTGCGCTCATCGGCTGCGTGTTGCGCGGAATTTTTCGTTCGCCCACATCGGTGCCACCCGGTGCCACTGCATTAACGCGAATGCCCCGGTTGCCATTTTCCCAGGCCAGACAGGCAGTCAGGGCGTTAACCCCACCCTTTGCTGCGGCATAGGGAACCCGGTTGAGTCCTTTTGTAGCGATGGATGAGACATTAACAATAGCACCCGAGTTTTGCTGTTGCATAAAGGGCAGCACTGCGTGACAACACCAGAGTGTCGGAAACAGTGAGCGACGTATCTCCGCTTCCACCTGTTCCTCTTCATAATGTTCATAGGGTTTAACCCAGATAGTGCCCCCGACATTGTTGATCAGGCTATCGATACGCCCATATTTAGCTACGGCAGCATCCATGACCTTGCAGCACTCTGCATACTGCTCGAGGTTGGCCAGCACCACCAGTGGCGCAGCAAAGCCCTGCCCGGTGATCTCACCGGCCACCTCCTCCACCAGGGGCGAGAAATCAACCAGCACCAGCAGCGCACCTTCAGCCGCAGCTCTGAGTGCCACTTCCCGACCAATGCCCTGAGCAGCCCCTGTGACCAGCACAACCTTTTCCTCAAAACGACGTGTAGACATAAACGCAACCTCAGGCAAATTTTTCGTAATGGAAGCTGGCGGGCGTTATGCCTTTTTCTGAAAAATAGTGGTTAACCGCATCAACCATCGGCGGCGGACCGCAGAGATAGGTATCAACATCACCATCACAGAGGTGTTCGGCTTCAATATAGTGAGTGACATAGCCTTTGGTTGGATGAGAACTTTCCGGGCTGGCAACACAGGTGGCGAAGCTGAACAGTGGCAGTGAAGCCGCCAGACGCTCCAGCCGGTCGACCTCGACCAGATCGATATCGTTGGTTACGCCGTAGATAAGGTGTACCGGGTGTTCAAGGCCGTCCCGCTCCATCTTCTCCAGCATCGCGGTGAACGGTGCCAGACCGGTACCGCCGGCAAGAAACAGGGCCCGACGGTTCATATCCCGCAGATAGAAACTGCCAAACGGTCCGGAGATCTCCAGTGATTCACCGACCTGAGCAGTATCCCGCATATAGCTGCTCATCCGGCCATCGGGAATCACCCGAATCAGGAAAGACACTTCATTGTCATCGCTGACCAGAGAACTGAAAGAGTATGCCCGGGTTTCATCACTGCCCGGCACTTTGATATTGACATACTGACCCGGAAGAAAATGCAGATTCGCCAGCTTGTCACCTTTGACAGAGAATCCGATAGCGGTATCTGAATAACGATTAATGGCGGACAGTTCAACCGTATAAGTTTCGGTCACCGTCTTACAGACCTTTGAAGATACCGGCACTGACACGACACAGTCGGAGGTTGGCACCATGCGACAGGTAAGCACCTGTCCCTGCTCTGCCTCTTCGTCAGACAGCGCATCCTCGATGTAATCTTCCAGTATGTACTTGCCTGATTCGGCATGACACATACAGGTACCACAGGCACCGTCGCGGCAATCCAGTGGAATATTGACACGCTGACGATATGCCGCATCAGCCACCAGTTCACCCTCGTTGCACTCGATAAAACGAGTCACACCGTCTTCAAAGTTTAATGCAATTTTATAAGACATAATCGATCCCGGCCCCCGGTATCCCGGG belongs to Amphritea atlantica and includes:
- a CDS encoding protocatechuate 3,4-dioxygenase (extradiol catechol dioxygenase that catalyzes the oxidative cleavage of substituted catechols; part of the bacterial aromatic compound degradation pathway), whose amino-acid sequence is MARITAAIASSHVPAIGAAIDNGKTEEAYWKPVFEGYEWTKQWIKDEKPDVVILVYNDHASAFSMDIIPTFAIGCAEEYQSADEGWGPRPVPPVVGEPDLAWHIAQSCILDEFDLTIINKMDVDHGLTVPMSLMFGQPDAWPVKVVPIAVNVVQYPPPTGNRCWMLGEAIARAVESFPEDLNVQIWGTGGMSHQLQGPRAGLINKEFDNAYLDDLTANPQRLREMPHIEYLREAGSEGIELVMWLIMRGALGDHVKPLHRHYHVPGSNTAVGHLVLKPE
- a CDS encoding 1,6-dihydroxycyclohexa-2,4-diene-1-carboxylate dehydrogenase; protein product: MSTRRFEEKVVLVTGAAQGIGREVALRAAAEGALLVLVDFSPLVEEVAGEITGQGFAAPLVVLANLEQYAECCKVMDAAVAKYGRIDSLINNVGGTIWVKPYEHYEEEQVEAEIRRSLFPTLWCCHAVLPFMQQQNSGAIVNVSSIATKGLNRVPYAAAKGGVNALTACLAWENGNRGIRVNAVAPGGTDVGERKIPRNTQPMSADEKMWYQQIVDQTIDSTVMGRYSQPSEQASAILFLASDEASYITGTILPVGGGDQG
- a CDS encoding ring-hydroxylating dioxygenase ferredoxin reductase family protein, which gives rise to MSYKIALNFEDGVTRFIECNEGELVADAAYRQRVNIPLDCRDGACGTCMCHAESGKYILEDYIEDALSDEEAEQGQVLTCRMVPTSDCVVSVPVSSKVCKTVTETYTVELSAINRYSDTAIGFSVKGDKLANLHFLPGQYVNIKVPGSDETRAYSFSSLVSDDNEVSFLIRVIPDGRMSSYMRDTAQVGESLEISGPFGSFYLRDMNRRALFLAGGTGLAPFTAMLEKMERDGLEHPVHLIYGVTNDIDLVEVDRLERLAASLPLFSFATCVASPESSHPTKGYVTHYIEAEHLCDGDVDTYLCGPPPMVDAVNHYFSEKGITPASFHYEKFA